The sequence TCATCCAGGACGCCCTCCTGGAACCCGTAAATGCTGCAGGAGGAGGGCAGGAGATACCGTTTTACCCCGGCTTTTTTAGCCAGTTTGGCTACCCCGACCCGACCCCGGTGATTGATCTCCCAGGTCTTCTCCGAGTCCAACTCGCCCGAGGGGTCGTTGGAGAGGGCCGCCAGATCAATAACGGCATCCACCCCCTGGAACACCGGTTCGTTCACCCGCCGGATGTCATCCCGAAGAATTTTAAGACGTTTATCCTCCGGGGGAAGCGTCTGACGCCCGAAGAAAAACCGATCCAGCCCCACAACCTCATAGCCGTTCTCAAGCAAAATCGGCACCAGGACCGATCCGATATATCCTCCAGCACCCGTGACCAAAACCTTCATAAGCCTTGTGACCTCGCGTAGGAAAAGTTGTTGTCTGCGTCCTTTAATAACGGAAGCTGGGTGTCCTTGGTCGAGAGGACCGGACGATCCGTCGGCCATTGGACCCCGATCGCGGGGTCGTTCCAAAGAATTCCGCGGTCGGACTCCAGCGCGAATTCCCGGGTCACTTTGTAAACGACATCCGCTTCGCCGCTGAGCACGCAGAAGCCGTGGGCAAAACCCGCCGGAACATAAAGCATCCGGCGATTTTTGGACGACAACAGCGTCCCGACCCAATTCCCGTACGTGGGCGATTCCCGCCGAATGTCCACCGCCACGTCGAAGATCTCTCCCTGAATCACGGACACCAGTTTACCCTGGCCGTGCGGGCTCTTTTGGTAATGCAAGCCGCGCAGCACGTTTCTCGTAGAATGCGAATAATTATCCTGTAAGAAATTTTCAAGAATCCCCGCGCGTTTAAATTCGGACTGCTTGTAGGTCTCCATGAAGAAGCCCCGAGGGTCTTCAAAGGCCTTGACTTCAATCAGAATCACCTCCGGTATTTCGAGACGCTCAAAGCGAAACGGCATGGTGGCTTCCTTTCTGTTGGAGTATGCGGGATACAAGGTATTGCGCAAACGCCATGGATGACGTGAACGCGGGCGAGATCGCATTCAGTACATGAACACTCGGGCCGTCCTCCAGAACCACAAAATCGCTCACCAGTTGCCGGGTCGGCCAGTGAACCAACTGGGGCCGTATCCCGACTTTGGGGCTGTCTTCGATATCCGTCATCCGCAGTTGCGGTATCAATTGCCGGGCCTCATTATAAATAAAACGCTTGAAATATTTCTTAGGTTCGGATTGGGCCGCCGCCCGGTAGGCCTGATTCCCAAACAGAAGGATAAAATTCCGATACATGATCGTGGCGGACTCCAGGCCCAATCCCTCCAGCGGCCGATAGTTTTCCCTTCCCAGGGCCGGGATGGCCGTCGGACCGATGTACACATCGCCGTCGGCATTTTTTGTGAAGTGCACCCCGAGAAAAGGGTTTCTCAGGTCGGGGACGGGATAAATATTTCCGCGTACCAGATTCGATCGGCTTTTTACCAGTCGCTTATAGGTTCCCTTGAACGGCAAAATCCTGTAATCCTTGGCCAGCCCCATGGTGTGGGCCACGCTGTCCGC is a genomic window of Nitrospiria bacterium containing:
- the rfbC gene encoding dTDP-4-dehydrorhamnose 3,5-epimerase; this translates as MPFRFERLEIPEVILIEVKAFEDPRGFFMETYKQSEFKRAGILENFLQDNYSHSTRNVLRGLHYQKSPHGQGKLVSVIQGEIFDVAVDIRRESPTYGNWVGTLLSSKNRRMLYVPAGFAHGFCVLSGEADVVYKVTREFALESDRGILWNDPAIGVQWPTDRPVLSTKDTQLPLLKDADNNFSYARSQGL
- the lhgO gene encoding L-2-hydroxyglutarate oxidase, which gives rise to MRQECEVLIIGGGITGLTIAHELVKQGIGNTLILEKEPELGLHASGRNSGVLHAGIYYTPDSLKARFCIEGNRLLKQYCKERGLTLLETGKVIVTKNEAELAGLQELKRRADASGVNTLLIDKKQLSKIEPQAATYEQALYSPETAVIRPKEILKTLSEELTKSGRAKIVYNTSCLGFRGSRSALTTRGPIEFKWAVNAAGTYADSVAHTMGLAKDYRILPFKGTYKRLVKSRSNLVRGNIYPVPDLRNPFLGVHFTKNADGDVYIGPTAIPALGRENYRPLEGLGLESATIMYRNFILLFGNQAYRAAAQSEPKKYFKRFIYNEARQLIPQLRMTDIEDSPKVGIRPQLVHWPTRQLVSDFVVLEDGPSVHVLNAISPAFTSSMAFAQYLVSRILQQKGSHHAVSL